A genome region from Candidatus Angelobacter sp. includes the following:
- a CDS encoding phosphoketolase family protein: MPEAITTEQLRLIDAYWRAANYLSVGQIYLYDNPLLKKPLSKQHIKPRLLGHWGTTPGLNFIYVHLNRVVKARDLDMIYITGPGHGGPGIVANTYLEGTYSEIYPNISQDEEGMRKLFTQFSFPGGIPSHAAPETPGSINEGGELGYSLSHAYGAAFDNPDLIVACVIGDGEAETGALATSWHSNKFLDPASNGAVLPILHLNGYKIANPTVLARITHEELEQLLRGYGYTPHFVEGHEPEKMHQLMAVTLDRVIDEIKQIQSNARQSKNEVRRPRWPMIVLRSPKGWTGPKDVDGKRTEGYWRSHQVPMAEMHSNPEHVKLLERWMKSYKPEELFDERGQLRAELAALPPKGARRMSANPHANGGVLLKDLRLPDFRKYAVEVP; this comes from the coding sequence ATGCCGGAAGCCATAACCACGGAACAATTGCGCCTTATCGATGCCTACTGGCGGGCCGCAAATTATTTATCGGTGGGACAGATTTACCTTTACGATAATCCGCTGCTGAAGAAACCGCTCAGTAAGCAACACATCAAACCGAGATTGCTCGGCCACTGGGGAACAACACCCGGCCTGAACTTTATCTACGTTCATTTGAACCGGGTCGTCAAAGCGCGCGATCTCGATATGATCTATATCACGGGGCCCGGCCACGGCGGTCCCGGCATCGTCGCGAACACCTACCTCGAAGGTACCTACAGCGAAATTTATCCCAACATCTCGCAGGACGAGGAGGGAATGAGAAAGCTATTCACGCAGTTCTCATTTCCCGGCGGCATCCCGAGCCACGCCGCGCCCGAAACTCCTGGCTCCATCAACGAGGGAGGCGAACTCGGTTATTCCCTGTCGCACGCGTACGGCGCGGCCTTCGACAACCCCGATCTGATCGTTGCTTGCGTGATCGGCGACGGCGAAGCGGAAACCGGAGCGTTGGCGACGAGCTGGCATTCGAACAAGTTCTTGGACCCGGCGAGTAACGGCGCAGTGCTGCCGATCCTGCATCTGAACGGTTACAAGATCGCAAATCCCACCGTGTTGGCGCGCATCACTCACGAAGAGCTCGAGCAATTATTGCGCGGTTACGGATATACGCCCCATTTCGTCGAGGGCCATGAACCGGAAAAAATGCACCAGCTGATGGCCGTCACTCTGGACCGCGTCATCGATGAGATCAAGCAGATTCAAAGCAATGCAAGGCAGTCCAAAAATGAAGTCCGCCGGCCGCGCTGGCCGATGATTGTATTGCGCAGCCCCAAAGGTTGGACGGGCCCCAAGGACGTTGATGGCAAGCGAACCGAAGGTTACTGGCGCTCTCACCAAGTCCCGATGGCCGAAATGCACAGTAATCCGGAGCACGTAAAACTTCTCGAGCGATGGATGAAGAGCTATAAGCCCGAGGAACTCTTCGATGAAAGAGGCCAGCTCCGCGCCGAGCTGGCAGCGCTGCCGCCCAAAGGCGCGCGCAGAATGAGCGCAAACCCGCACGCCAACGGCGGTGTTTTGCTCAAGGACCTCCGCCTGCCGGACTTTCGCAAGTATGCAGTGGAGGTGCCCA